A stretch of Triticum aestivum cultivar Chinese Spring chromosome 1D, IWGSC CS RefSeq v2.1, whole genome shotgun sequence DNA encodes these proteins:
- the LOC123180658 gene encoding uncharacterized protein, whose protein sequence is MASCCCPIIASFVSFLLVFPVLFSSAAGNGSTFGEEQLGLRRMKARLARVREASVKTIQSPDGDVIDCVPSHLQPAFDHPRLRGQKPEEEPAARPGNDHAMEDDDEEEVLPQTWRSSGEWCPKGTIPVRRTTEGDLLRASSVRRFGMKPRSAAARRDSTSNGHEHAVGYVSGGQFYGAKASLNVWPAQVSSPAEFSLSQIWVISGSFGNDLNTIEAGWQVSPELYGDNSPRFFTYWTSDAYQETGCYNLHCAGFVQTNGRVVIGAAITPVSAYGGRQFDITLMIWKDPKKGNWWLQLGPSGALVGYWPSSLFTHLGARGRGGADMVQFGGEAVNTRPSGSHTPTQMGSGRFPGEGYGRAAYFRNVQVVDWDNNLIPAAGLRLLADHPGCYDIAGGQGGAWGSYFYYGGPGRNVRCP, encoded by the exons ATGGCTTCTTGCTGCTGCCCAATCATTGCCTCGTTCGTCTCTTTCCTCCTCGTCTTCCCCGTCCTCTTCTCCTCCGCGGCGGGCAATGGCAGCACATTCGGGGAGGAGCAGCTCGGGCTCCGGCGGATGAAGGCCCGGCTCGCCAGGGTCAGGGAAGCCTCTGTCAAGACGATCCAG AGCCCTGACGGCGACGTCATAGACTGCGTGCCCTCTCACCTGCAGCCCGCGTTCGATCATCCCAGGCTGAGAGGCCAGAAACCAGAG GAGGAACCTGCGGCGAGGCCAGGGAATGACCACGCCatggaagacgacgacgaggaggaggtctTGCCGCAGAcgtggaggagctccggcgagtggTGCCCCAAGGGGACCATACCGGTGAGGCGGACGACGGAGGGCGACCTGCTCAGGGCCAGCTCCGTCCGGAGGTTCGGGATGAAGCCCCGGAGTGCCGCGGCACGGCGGGACTCCACCAGCAACGGCCATGAG CACGCGGTGGGGTACGTGAGCGGCGGGCAGTTCTACGGCGCCAAGGCGAGCCTGAACGTGTGGCCGGCGCAGGTGTCGTCGCCGGCCGAGTTCAGCCTGTCCCAGATCTGGGTCATCTCCGGCTCCTTCGGCAACGACCTCAACACCATCGAGGCCGGCTGGCAGGTCAGCCCTGAGCTATACGGGGACAACAGCCCCAGGTTCTTCACCTACTGGACC AGCGACGCGTACCAGGAGACGGGGTGCTACAACCTGCACTGCGCGGGCTTCGTGCAGACCAACGGCCGCGTGGTGATCGGGGCCGCCATCACGCCGGTGTCGGCCTACGGCGGCCGGCAGTTCGACATCACGCTCATGATCTGGAAGGACCCCAAGAAGGGCAACTGGTGGCTGCAGCTGGGCCCGTCGGGCGCGCTGGTGGGCTACTGGCCGTCCTCCCTCttcacccacctgggcgcgcgcggccgcggcggcgccgaCATGGTGCAGTTCGGCGGAGAGGCGGTCAACACGCGGCCGTCCGGGTCGCACACGCCCACCCAGATGGGCAGCGGCCGGTTCCCGGGGGAAGGGTACGGCCGCGCGGCCTACTTCCGCAACGTGCAGGTCGTGGACTGGGACAACAACCTCATcccggcggcggggctccggctccTCGCCGACCACCCGGGGTGCTACGACATCGCCGGCGGCCAGGGCGGCGCGTGGGGCAGCTACTTCTACTACGGCGGGCCTGGCAGGAACGTCCGGTGCCCCTAG